AATGTCAATGTAGTAAAGAAATTTATCTGCTGCAATGCATTTATTCCTTCCACTAGATTAATTAGCGTACAACAAGTCTTCGATGATTCGTGGATGTTTCGCAGGAACCAAGTTTACCGATAAACGCCCACTTTCCCGCTGTAATGAACAGTGTTCCGAGTTAATGAGGTTACCTTGCTCGGCATGAAACTATACCAAAGTCGGGAAAGGGACGCAGATGAAGACTTCGGTGGCGCCCCAACCCCCCTCCCCACCGCACACGAAGATTGCTTTTTCATTTGCTCACTAGCCGGGAACAATCAATCACTGCAAATTCCGTACCTATCACATCAGCGGAATCGGTAGGGAAAATACGCTGCAAACTACTGGAGTATGATGGATGGGGGTTTTCCACTTCCAGATGATAAGTCTCGATCGCAGCTTGGggtaaacatttatttttagaacaGTCTCAAATTAACATAGTGAGTACATTTATCGCACGATATAAGtataataaatagaaaaaaaaaagaaaaggttgTACACTTACTTTAACCTCGAATTAGTTAGCTACAGGAAGTATATATACAGATAACTTGCATTTTGGGACACTTTGATGTCCAATTCTATTAAAGCATGAATAATTCCTTTATCAGCAGTGTAGATAAGCATACAGCCACCAACCGTTTAACCCTTGTCCAATTCTTCAGACACACAAACATCTTAAAACTAGTAAGTTTACCTGTATAATCATTTAAGCACTGAACGAACCAACAATGCGAGACAAACCTTAGCTGTAATGATCACAAACTTATGATAATGGCTTCGGAGGCAGCAGAACAAGTGGCTGAAGCGGCTGTTGCTCACGGTCCAGGTCGTCGCCTTCCTGGTCCAGCGATtcctccagctgctgttgctgctcctcggGATCGCTGATTTGGGCCAACACATCGTCCAGATGAAGCCACACATACTCCACAGCGGCTCGCAGTTCGCCGGCAAATTTCCAGACGCTGCGATCATCCGTCAAATTGGTTAGGTTATACTTTTCATCGGGTTCCCGGTAGTGCTGCATTTGGGCAAAGGACGTGTTCAAGGTCCGGGGGTTACATCCGCCGGGCAGCCACTTAAGGGTGAAGTGGTTGTGCAGCGTCAAGGAAAGACGGGCGTTGTGGAAGCACTTGGTAGCCCGTCCTGGCTTAGAGTAGTTCCTGATCCGCTGTGTGTGCTGGAGGACGTACAACTCCCCGGCGATAGCCTGCTCCTCGTGATTGCTGAACTCGGTGGGCACTTTGGTGAAGTACGAATTAATGAAGCACAAGGCAGGGAAGCGACCGGCACACTTGCCGCCCTTTTCGACCTCTAGGGCGTGAGCCTTCTGCACCAACTGATGCCAGTTGCGGTTGTCACCCAGAGGCATTATCACCTCATCCACGTCCACGTTGACCAGATAGTCGTGCCGGTACAGATTCCTGTAGAAGCAATCGTTGTAGGGTATCAGTTCGTTTAGTCTCTTCTCTAGTTTCCTGTGCTGCAGCAACATGTGCTGGTAGTGTCTCAGTCTGGGCATTCCATTGGCCAGGGTCAAAGGTCTCAGCTCCAGGTATCCAGTGCGCTGATAGTAGTCGAGGACCCTCTGCACCGCGGGATGAACATCGTACATATAGGCATAGATCCGTGAGGCTCCCAAAATTCGCTGCAGCTCAAACCACtccactgtggtccagaattcgatttttttggcataaagtctaaaaattgagctacagacttgaaactttgtacattttgttgttaaatcacaaatagtttgcacagaaaatttgaagtctgtgcgaccacgccctctcttgcctcccatattaactactggtatggcTCAGGAATcaacgaaatatcatttttttttttttttttttttaaagtcgtgtatattgttgttttaaaaataatcccccttttctttttctagttctacattcTAAATTTCCGAATATGaattcgaatcagaatcagattgtgaatccaatattttgtctcatggatcaggtttaaaattagactgtatttccaaaagacttattactgtcttcggaagtggtttttcctattttttctctctcgttcttttaaactaattgttgataatagtgggtccgaattatcaatcgctctgtggaaaatatcactcatcctattgatccgaatatctttttttgcatgtgatagtcggtcccttttgtaaagcttattccgggcttcactcgtattttcagtttcctttttaatctttctccttcattttggtaagataagtttcggcgtcccatttgcttcggtgtcgtggagttttcaaaatctctaacaagaattgttatctttgacgccatccacttggtatgtttggaaataaatcggtctagttatctgttacactcgggcagtttttttttaataaataattcaaaatttactatttttttgtcaatatcttctgtctgtttcgattcctgattattgttgttgattgcggaataaacgtaatctgaaacataacttatttgcctattgttacgcctccaaatgtccaggaggtcgctatgtctgaactcaaaattgactatataaaatcaaatttttaagaaaacgagcaaaaatgggcaaaagatattactttaccgtgaaagacaatagttaaaggtacaaactgacgtttttaacttttgtcagaaattgtcagaaaattagttatactccacgaaacacaggggacacgttagaattttctgttaaaatacacataaattggatgtcacacaatataaaaacagtacaactatacatatattacctacataagttaaaaacatcataccttggcatttattttccatattttactataatttttggatgcgtattaacgatcataccacatgcaaaagtaagcaagtaatttttcggaaattgcattctctcaatcagctttttaacacttcaactttaaaagctcataaaacgatttagtgaagctttcggtcaattttgttttttgtttttatttatatgatcaattttctattagaaaataattgctagaggacgatatattgacataaaaatttagactttatgccaaaaaaaacgaattctggaccatagtgcactCGATAAGGCGCTCTGATAAATCCACATAGGGAAAATCGAATCCCTTGAGGCAGACTCCAAAGTTCAGAGGAGCTTCATTTTGACTTTGGATAGTGGCATTTTGAGTCTTGGGATTTTGAGAGGACGGGATCACCACAGGCACCGACTGCTTCCGATTCATGTTGACCCTCAGCGAGTTTCCCGCCTTCTCGCAATGCTGCGCAACTAGGGACACTGTTTTTGGAAAGGAGTTCACGGCAGGCGGCGGCAATTCACTGGGAACCGGACAGCTCAACAGGTGCGGGTAGTTAAGATTCGGCTTATTGCCCCACGCCTTGACCCACACACTCAGGAACTCCGCCACGGGCACGAAAATGGGTTGCCGATAGTTCTCGAACCACATTTGACAATGGGTTGGTGGGAACTCGTTGCCGATCTGATTGGCAGTGGCCAAAATCCTTACCGTTGGCAATTTAAGCCCTTTCCGCTTGTCCAAATAGGCGGCATATAGCCGAAATGTCACGTTCGAGTTGACGAAGGTCTGCCAGTAGATGTTGTGCAGCTGCAGGTCCAGGGGATCGGGATATAAGGCACATGTTTTGTTTAGCTTGTAGCCCATGGGCTTGGCAAAATGGTACCAGAAGCCATAGTCCACCTCGGGCAGTTCCTGCTCCAATTGCCGCACAAGTACCTCTTTTATGGGCTCCTCCAGGTGACGAATCGGTGGGGGAGTTACCTTCGCAGCCAATCCGGCCTCCACGCTAACACCATATTGACCCAAGGGCGTGGGCTTGAGATCATCCGTGCGCTGGAGAGCACTCAGAAGGACGAAGACCGCCAAGAGGGCCGCCGTCACCAGAATTGTGAGCCGAATGAAGCCACCTCTTGTTGACATTATGCTCGACTGCGTACTGAGCACTGAAGATAGTTTCCCCAAAGCAGGAATCGCAATCTAATCAAAACGAGAGTGGCTGCGATAATAGCCGCCTTCATGTTGAATTATCTATGGCTGCGAGCTGTTGGGCTTTATCAATTAGCCAAATTTAGTAGGACCTATCCGGTCGCATAACAATATATTTACGAAACGATTGGATTGTTTTCATCGATCTGCAAGCGGGGATGTTAATCGCTTTGCCTAACTGGATTTGGCGTGTAAAACCCAACGATCTTTGCGGTCAAAGTCTCGCGCTTTTACGCAGAGTAGAAATACTTGTGAAAGCTTAATTTCTGTGTAAATTGTTTCCGCAAAACTATGCAACGATAATTCCTGGTTTCCATCCCTTGAGCATCGtaaatgcttttgttttgctccgTTCCGTTTCCTCCCGCTCgctataatttttgtttaccctacttttatttaaactttttgcaCTTCCTTCCGCTCCTGCTTTTGCTGTTATTTTTAcaagtaattttaaaattattttatgagGGGGATCCGCAGGGCTTTTGGCCGGGTGCGAAGTTTGCTTTATTGACATTGTCACCCCGGTTGAGCTCAGCTCGTCACATTGAAGCAGCGAGCACctggacgaggacgaggatgaagTCGAGGGAGATGACTACGGACTCTGGACTACAAATACTTCGGTAACGACAGGataataaaattgtgaaaCAACTTTTTAATGAGAAACACTTTTAGCACATTGCAGTGGCCAGTGGACGGATTCCCGGTAGTTGGTAAAATGTTGCTTCCTAGCCCCAATGACGGTCATCATAATGATGATGGAGAAGAACACGCTGATAGCAGTCGAAAAGGACAGGACAGGGCAGGAAAGTTCAGTCTGTCGGTCGGGCCAGGACGCTGGGCTCACCTGTTGACGCAGTATCAAACACCAAGTATCCACGTTTGCGATCGATTCTCGGGCGGCGGAATAAAATCTTTTTCGTAGTCTGATGAGTCGGTCTGGCTTTAACAATGAACATTTTGCGCCGCACTACTGCAAAACTGCAAACTTTGCGCCGTAATTGCCCAGAAAAGTAACACAAATGAAACGCATTGACGCTTAATTACTTTTGCTAAATGGCACGAGCCCGCCAGCCATCCTCCATCCTGCATTCCAAcccctcctcgtcctcgtcctcgaaAAGTACTTTTCAAATGGAGTGGGCGAAGCAAACAGAAGGGAAAACGAGTGGGGATGGCCTGAAGGTGGAGCTCCACTTGCTCCATGCGGGTGTTTGGCTTCGGTTACGCTCATTTCTCGGCAATGCTACGAATTTCCACAGAGTCTGTCTATACTCCCCTCCTAGCAATTTACGGCATTCACTTGCTGACTGACAACGTCCAGAATGAGTGCTGCCACAACGCGTAACGAATCGTAATCAATGATTGCATTATGATTCATAAATGAAGCCCTAATTCACACGCATGCAAGCAACTGTATTTACTCGTAAATCACTCGCATATGCATATGTCATTAGAAACAATCTGGATCGTATGTAGATACAATCATGTTGGAAGTGAGAAGCGGGCGGgttgatatataaataatataaaaaatattaatttaaattattgcatCATGGTGAGTACCTACTTCTAATACGGTATCTTTTAATTCCGCACCCCAAAACACATTCCCCTGATTGCAATCGTGCAGCGTAATGAACATGTGAGGCCTTCAGGGTGCTGCGAGTCGGCACGATTTGACTTTTGTCGACGTCACAATTTGGAGAAGTTTACCCACTTCTGGCGCCGCACAAACTTAGCCCAAAAATATGCCCTGCCACTTGGCAAATGCAAGTTTTTGATTAAaagccaccaccgcctcctgtTCCCACTTTTTTAGTTCCCAGTTCCAGCAGCCAGCAAAGTTGTGTGCCAGGTCTAGGGCCGGAGAAATTGTTAATTGAATGCATTTGGGGTCCTTGCAATGTTTGCCTGTGCGTGATATGGGGCACTTTGCCAAGAGGGAGCAAATGAAGGAGCAGGCTGAAGGTGGCAGGCTGGAGGTGCCCTGGAGCAGCTGCTTCCCTGCTCGAAGAGCTCGCCTTCTCCCACTTAGCCAAAGTGCGGCGCAAATGCTTTGCCATCACTTGGCTAACAGACAAAACAGTATTGGTAGCGCGTTGTTTGCTAGTTGGgtcaaatacatatattatccGAACAGTGTTGGTTCCACACCAGACCAGTGTTGAATAACTGATTTTCtttgtatttacaaatttctATTTACCCACATGTTCAACCTCTCAGTGTTGGCGAATCATAGTGCTGATCCCAGAAAATAGTTGTGAAGGGAGCACAAAAGGGTTCTTTAATCGCAAAGTGGTGGTCACATGTGCCCCAATGCTGGAAACATTTTTGAGGCTACCTAGAGAACCTCGAGAGCATCCCCATTCCTCCCTCACGGATTTATAcaggtggttgggtggttggttggttggttggttgcattaaaaatgcattggCCAACTCGTTTATTGTTGTTCCTTGGCAGAGCTTTGGTTTACTTTCATTTAGACGAGCTGCTCGCTGGGAGGGCCTGATGATgcaagctgcagctgcaaggATTCCACTCCATATTGGGAGACACACACTTTTCATTAGCTCAAAGGAAGAACCATGGATCTGAGCTCAGCTCAGGTGGAGAAGGTAAAGCCCTTAAAGTTAAGCGCATGGGAGCGGAACAAAAGTTGCCTTAAAGTCGTTGCCAGTCAATAATGACAGAGGATCCCAGAGGATAGGATGCCGTTTGGAAATGGTAAAGCGGATGCGGACGGGAATTCGAATCGGTGCTGAAGcttcggccacgcccactccgtgtccgtgggcgtggcagatgAATGAGAGGAGCACAGCTCCCCGAAACcccgaaaagaaaagcagaagcaaaagcaaaagcagctgcAGATTTTCTATAAAAGCCGAGGCTAACGAGATTTGATGAATTGCAAGTCTTTGTGAATGAAGCTACAAGAAAGCTGCAGCATGAATAGCCCCGAGGCACCGCCAGGCCGCCTCCCACTCCTTGCGCTTTTCCATCTAAGCCAGGTCCACATAAAAAAACCCATTAAGTGGTTTAAAGCAGTGAAAAAGCGCACAGCACACAACAAGCAACAcagcaaaagaaaaatgcaGTTGACATGAAAGCCAGCCAAAACGGGGCGATACAGGGATACAGGGATGGGGGTGGTAGGTCGGTAGGTGGGTGGGTAGGTTGGTAGGTTGGTAGGTGGTGGAGTCAGACAGTTGAACAGTACAGCACAGCACAGAGGAGCGGAGCAACAATGCTCACCCAGAGATGAGATAAGAAGCACAGCCGCTGGAGGAGGACAAAGCAGCTTGACGAATTACTTGGCAGCTGCTCCTAGTGAAATCCCTGGGAGAatcaaggagcagcaggcggGGTTAGGGCGGGGTAGTGCGGGAAAGGACGAGGCgcaagaaatttaatttgaccAACATTTTGATGTATCAAGTTCAGTTGAAGCCGAAGATTTATGACTTGCTGACAGAGCAAGCGGAGCAGCATCAACAGGATTGGGACGTCATGTCGGCAGAGAACAGTACGGAGCAAGTGCATCCACGGCTTTATAAGACTATTTGCAGCTCAGTGTGGCAGCTCAGCCCACGCAGTACGCTGCAGTATGGTACCATGAAGGCATTTACGCTTCAGCTGAACCTTTCGTCCGAAACAGCTTAATAGTTGTTAAAGCTTTAATAAATCGATTGCTTGCGTAACTAGGAGATTTTATTCCATGCCAACCAACTTCATCATCATTTAATATGTCATCTTGGTTTACCAGTGTACATATTACTTGAACAGATCTGGAAAAGCTTATCTATTAGTTTCTCCATGATCATGCTGAAGCTTTAAAGTCCAAAAGTTGGAGCCGCAGAGCTTTGGCCGAAGAAAAATGAAAGTAAGCTGACGACTATCGAgcgcatttcccatttccacttgCCTCACGTAATGAGCCCACTGGAAATGAGGAAAACAAGGCCTTGACATCTAAGCCTGTTTGACTTGTGGTGATAATTGCCATTGGCGCGGTGTCTGTGACTTCAACTGTGACGCGGACAGTGACTGTGATTACACAAAGAGGAAACCGATGCCATTACCGATGGGGCATTCTGCCCCGCAAGAATGCTTTATCAATCATAATTCATAAACTATACATTGGAAAGATAGATAGCCTTTAACAGCTCTAACAGAGTTTACAACTTGCTTTTTGTATCACTTGTGTTCGGGCTTGAAAAAGTAGTGACTACTGCTTTAAAAGTCAGTCGAATAATTCAGTTGACGGCTTCCTGACCAGAACTTACTCCCGTAAAACTGGAAGTGTGTACTTAGGAGGACGTCTGGAGATGGCTCGACTCATGGCTTTGATCATGGCGGTGTTGCTTCACTCGGTGCTGGGCATCTCGTACTACTACTACTTTCGCGAATCTCCCGGCTCCGCTGCTCCTCTCTTGGGCGCCTGGCTCTTCTCCGCCTGCGTGGTGACTCTTCTTCACGGCGTGAGAATGTTTCCAAGTGCCCTGCCCGCCGATCAGCGGTTCAGGAATGGAAATCGAAACCTTCGCGGCAATGAGTCCTCCTGGGCATCGCTCCTCCTCGAGACAGGCGTCTGCTGTTTGGTGCTGGATCTGACGCTTAGCAAGCTGTGGCATCGCATAGAGTCCCTCTGCCAGTGCGCCATTGTGGGCATACTCCAGGCTTTGGCCGTCGAGGAGCAAACCTTCCTGGCTTGCGAGTACTGGACTTTGGGCCTGACTACCGGCCTGATCGGCGGCTGTCTTTTGTGGCTTTCCCTATGGGCCACCGCGTTGCCCCAGAAGCTCCGCTGCGGGATGCTCGACTGGCGTCGCACCCTTCATCGCCGCTGCTCCGCGCTGATCTTCGGAAGCCTCGAGCCCGGCACTCCAATGCCGACCCAATCCCAGGGAAGCACACAGAGCTTTGCCACCTGAGACGGAGGGGTGACCATTCCACTTCCACAGCCATATCACTCTACCTCAGTCAATAGCTAAATTTATGGTTCAAATTATACTAAAAGCGTTTTAATGGGCACAGTGGGACACAATGGGCTGCTTCACAAATCGAATTATGAATAACCATAATAGTAAATTTCGATTCAAAGCGTAGTTTCCTTCAGCTTcttttagaaaataataaaccCAAAAAATGGCACATTTATTAAATCGCAAGCCCACTTTCTGGCCGAATCCATGAAGATAATTTCAAGCGGGCAACTACCGCCCAAACTACCAACCACTGGGGGCTGTCATCCCCTCGAAAAAGATTTGCAAACCCGTTAGCCGTAGCCATGCCCATATGCAATGCGGAAGAGGACCGATCCGAGATCCAAAAGCGACACGCCCCCAAACAACCGATTCGGTTTCGGATTCGGAAGACGGAACGCAGCGGCTCAAAGTGAAGCAAAGCAAGTCGATCGAAAgcgaaaacgaaaccattactCTGATGCGCGATCGATGGCTGtaaacttgaacttgaaacGTAGCCAAAAGCGATGGACACCACGACGGCAACTAGCAAAtagcaacttgcaacatgcAAGAGCCTGGCACACGCAACAATGCCGCTGAAATGCTTCCAAGGCAGTGCCAGCCAAATGCCGTTGCTTGCTGGCGCTGCCGTGTTTCGCACTGGCTAAAACTGCAGTCGCAGCCGCAGCCTGTTGCCAATTGCGGGAAATTGGTCGGGTCGTCGAGCGATATAAAAGCCTGGCTGGCAATGCAGCCGTGTTAATCAAAGCGCGTCGCTCGCCAGGAAAAGTGCAAGTGTTTTCCACGCTCCCAGGCAGCATTCAAACTCAAATCGCAGGAAAAATTCAGCGAGGTGAAATACGcatacttttttttctgtgcttataataaaatcgaaaGGTGCTCCAAAAAAAATTTGTCCTTCGTGTTGCAGAATTAACTAAACTGCTAAGCAGATATAGTTCAGTTAGAAGTGCGGCTTAcgataaaatgtttatatttcgGATGCACTTGCCGTCCTTAAAATCAGGTTTGGGTATAAGCagcaaaatgttattttattatatccTTTGGGTTAACAAGTAAAATAAGTTATCGCAAATATATTTCATGAACACGACCCCTTAACTTTTCTCCTATTCGCTACGTGTAGATGCTGTGCCACCGACACATTCACATCCATTGCCACCTGttcctgctgcagctcctggtgATGCCCCTACTTCAGGGTTCCCCCGTTTCGAGTCCGGAAATAGCTAGTAAGGGTTCCAAGTCCCCAAATAGCCTGGCAcaggtgcaacagcagcagcagcagcagcaacaacaacaggaggCCCACCTGAACTCGCTGAGTGCCTACGCCAGTGGCTACGACATGGCCCAGAACCAGGCTCAAGCCCAAAATCAGCTTCAAGGCCAGATTCTATCACAGACGGATCCGGCATTCAAGCCCTCGTACAAGATGCCCGAGATGGAGACCAACTTCACGCCCATGCAAACGGCGGGAACACCAAGTGTGGCCAGTTTACCATCGACTCCCATGCTCATGCAGTATCTTCCGGCCCAGACAATCCAGGATGGATCCGGAAACTCGGTTCAGTACCTTCAGCTGATTCCCACCCGACCGATCATAGTGCCCATCTCGCCGTACCTCTCGGCTGCCGCAGCGGCCGCCGGATCTCCACCAGCAATCTCCGCCGGCGCACAGCCTGACTTCGGAGGTCGAACGGCCACTGTTTTGAGTGCTCTACCGCCCAATTACGCAGCTCTCCAGGGTTACGCCAGTGGGTCCATCAATCCAGCCGCCGCCTTCCGCAATACCTATCGGATCAATCGCGAGGCCAAGGACAAACACTTCCCGCCCTCGTTCTCGCTTAATCTCAACGAGTACTTGCCAGCCGCCTCGATGGGACTGCCTGGAGGCCATGACGCCTCCGCCAATGGTCCACATGTGTACCTGAGGACCAGGTCTTAGGATGTAAGCTACCGCCAAAGTCTCGCAACGTTTGAGCCTCTTTGCCTCTTCCAGAATAAAGccttatatgtatgtatgtagagTGAGCCTGTGATTATTTTATGCAAGTCTAGATCCTACTCAATTCAATCTAAGCCTTTCCACCTTGAAATGTTACACAATACGATACGAGTACAACTAATGTCTATAC
This Drosophila simulans strain w501 chromosome X, Prin_Dsim_3.1, whole genome shotgun sequence DNA region includes the following protein-coding sequences:
- the LOC27206370 gene encoding uncharacterized protein LOC27206370, which translates into the protein MSTRGGFIRLTILVTAALLAVFVLLSALQRTDDLKPTPLGQYGVSVEAGLAAKVTPPPIRHLEEPIKEVLVRQLEQELPEVDYGFWYHFAKPMGYKLNKTCALYPDPLDLQLHNIYWQTFVNSNVTFRLYAAYLDKRKGLKLPTVRILATANQIGNEFPPTHCQMWFENYRQPIFVPVAEFLSVWVKAWGNKPNLNYPHLLSCPVPSELPPPAVNSFPKTVSLVAQHCEKAGNSLRVNMNRKQSVPVVIPSSQNPKTQNATIQSQNEAPLNFGVCLKGFDFPYVDLSERLIEWFELQRILGASRIYAYMYDVHPAVQRVLDYYQRTGYLELRPLTLANGMPRLRHYQHMLLQHRKLEKRLNELIPYNDCFYRNLYRHDYLVNVDVDEVIMPLGDNRNWHQLVQKAHALEVEKGGKCAGRFPALCFINSYFTKVPTEFSNHEEQAIAGELYVLQHTQRIRNYSKPGRATKCFHNARLSLTLHNHFTLKWLPGGCNPRTLNTSFAQMQHYREPDEKYNLTNLTDDRSVWKFAGELRAAVEYVWLHLDDVLAQISDPEEQQQQLEESLDQEGDDLDREQQPLQPLVLLPPKPLS
- the LOC6739901 gene encoding uncharacterized protein LOC6739901; this encodes MARLMALIMAVLLHSVLGISYYYYFRESPGSAAPLLGAWLFSACVVTLLHGVRMFPSALPADQRFRNGNRNLRGNESSWASLLLETGVCCLVLDLTLSKLWHRIESLCQCAIVGILQALAVEEQTFLACEYWTLGLTTGLIGGCLLWLSLWATALPQKLRCGMLDWRRTLHRRCSALIFGSLEPGTPMPTQSQGSTQSFAT
- the LOC27206856 gene encoding mediator of RNA polymerase II transcription subunit 15 — protein: MLCHRHIHIHCHLFLLQLLVMPLLQGSPVSSPEIASKGSKSPNSLAQVQQQQQQQQQQQEAHLNSLSAYASGYDMAQNQAQAQNQLQGQILSQTDPAFKPSYKMPEMETNFTPMQTAGTPSVASLPSTPMLMQYLPAQTIQDGSGNSVQYLQLIPTRPIIVPISPYLSAAAAAAGSPPAISAGAQPDFGGRTATVLSALPPNYAALQGYASGSINPAAAFRNTYRINREAKDKHFPPSFSLNLNEYLPAASMGLPGGHDASANGPHVYLRTRS